One stretch of Euphorbia lathyris chromosome 7, ddEupLath1.1, whole genome shotgun sequence DNA includes these proteins:
- the LOC136234900 gene encoding patellin-3-like, with protein sequence MAEETKPAAPSTVEEVVVEKPVTEKELPPAPEPEPEKPAVASATEEVAVEPVAEEAEKPKEAEDVKIAQSVSFKEETNVVAELPEAQKKALDDLKQLIQEALNKHELSAPPPPPPVKEEKPAEPEKTEEKVEEVKEGEKVEVKEEEKEKTPAVAASTSEDPKPAEPEIAALPPPPVEEKVEVKEESKEEKPVEPVVVAEEPVATVTTVVDEDGAKTVEAIEETVVAVSSATPAAETTAEAPAEEPKTEETLGLPPPPPEEVSIWGIKLLEDEKSDVILLKFLRARDFKVKEAFTMIKNTVRWRKEFGIEDLLEEDLGNELEKAVFMHGVDKEGHPVCYNVFGAFQNKELYQNCFSDEEKRVKFLRWRIQFLEKSIRKLDFSPNGICTIVQVNDLKNSPGPAKRELRQATNQAVGLLQDNYPEFVARQVFINVPWWYLAFNRMISPFLTLRTKSKFVFAGPSKSAETLLKYIPAERVPVQFGGLSKEGEHEFTDADSVTEVTIKPTSKHTIEFSFSERCVLVWELRVLGWDVSYGAEFDPGAEGGYTVIVSKTRKVSQTDEPVICDNFKISEPGKVILTIDNQTSKKKKLLYRSQTKPLSE encoded by the exons ATGGCTGAGGAAACTAAGCCGGCAGCTCCTTCAACGGTTGAGGAAGTCGTCGTAGAGAAGCCTGTTACTGAAAAAGAGTTGCCGCCGGCTCCTGAACCTGAGCCGGAGAAGCCTGCAGTAGCTTCTGCTACTGAGGAAGTGGCCGTTGAACCTGTCGCTGAAGAGGCTGAGAAACCGAAGGAAGCTGAGGATGTCAAAATCGCTCAATCGGTTTCTTTCAAGGAAGAAACTAACGTTGTTGCTGAATTACCTGAGGCTCAGAAGAAGGCTCTTGATGACTTGAAACAGCTCATCCAGGAGGCTCTTAATAAGCATGAGTTATCTGctccgccgccgccgccgccggTTAAGGAGGAGAAGCCTGCGGAGCCTGAGAAAACGGAGGAGAAGGTCGAAGAAGTGAAGGAGGGCGAAAAGGTTGAAGTcaaggaggaggagaaggagaaaactCCGGCTGTTGCTGCTTCTACTAGTGAAGACCCTAAACCTGCAGAGCCTGAGATTGCAGCGCTGCCGCCGCCTCCCGTTGAGGAGAAGGTGGAAGTCAAAGAAGAATCGAAGGAGGAGAAACCGGTGGAGCCTGTCGTTGTTGCCGAAGAGCCGGTGGCCACGGTGACAACCGTGGTGGATGAGGACGGAGCTAAGACAGTCGAAGCAATTGAGGAAACCGTCGTAGCGGTTTCTTCTGCTACTCCTGCGGCGGAGACGACAGCTGAAGCTCCGGCGGAGGAGCCTAAAACGGAGGAAACTCTGGGTCTTCCTCCACCGCCACCGGAGGAAGTTTCTATTTGGGGAATCAAGCTTCTCGAAGATGAGAAAAGCGACGTGATCCTGTTGAAATTCCTAAGAGCTAGGGATTTCAAGGTGAAAGAGGCTTTCACTATGATTAAAAACACCGTCCGTTGGAGAAAGGAATTCGGAATTGAGGATCTGTTAGAAGAAGATCTCGGAAACGAATTAGAAAAGGCTGTGTTTATGCACGGCGTTGATAAAGAAGGTCACCCTGTTTGCTATAATGTTTTTGGTGCTTTCCAGAATAAGGAGCTGTACCAGAACTGCTTTTCCGATGAGGAGAAGCGTGTGAAATTTCTCCGATGGAGAATCCAGTTCCTTGAAAAGAGCATTAGGAAGCTTGATTTCAGTCCCAATGGTATTTGCACCATCGTTCAAGTAAACGATCTGAAGAACTCCCCTGGCCCTGCTAAGAGAGAGCTCAGGCAGGCAACTAATCAAGCTGTTGGTTTGCTTCAAGATAACTATCCTGAATTTGTTGCTAGACAG GTTTTCATCAATGTTCCATGGTGGTATCTTGCATTCAATAGGATGATTAGTCCTTTCCTGACACTCAGGACAAAGAGCAAATTTGTCTTTGCTGGTCCTTCCAAATCTGCTGAAACCCTCCTCAA ATACATTCCAGCTGAAAGAGTGCCAGTTCAATTTGGTGGCCTAAGCAAGGAAGGGGAACATGAATTCACTGATGCTGACTCTGTCACAGAGGTTACAATTAAACCAACAAGCAAACACACAATCGAGTTCTCCTTCTCAGAG AGGTGCGTTTTGGTATGGGAACTTCGAGTTCTTGGTTGGGATGTTAGCTACGGAGCTGAATTTGACCCTGGTGCAGAGGGTGGTTACACTGTCATTGTATCAAAGACCAGAAAGGTTAGCCAAACCGACGAGCCCGTAATATGCGATAACTTCAAGATCAGTGAACCAGGCAAGGTGATCCTCACCATTGATAACCAAAcctcaaagaagaagaagcttcTCTACAGGTCCCAGACCAAACCCCTTTCTGAATAA